A single region of the Thermodesulfatator indicus DSM 15286 genome encodes:
- a CDS encoding amidohydrolase: MQIICAQYIISGGHEIPLIDSAIVVENGKILDMGAKDDIVSRYPLAEIIDFGDSIIFPGLVNAHTHASMTIFRGLADDLPLMTWLENYIFPVERHLKPEWVYWGAKLAIAEMLRSGITLFADMYLFEEEVIKAVEETGIRATLGEGLFDFPSPNYGPLEKGLALTEKLLKDYAGHPRIKVMVCPHAAYTCSPDTLKAAAAIAERYDTLIHIHLSETKDEVALIKARYGQTPPFHLDSLGLLNERLLVAHAVQLTDEEIELLAKRQVKVAHCPESNLKLGSGVAPVPALLEAGVCVGIGTDGPASNNDLDLIGEMRSAALIQKGLTFDPTKLPAKDALNMATSLGAKALGWPELGRLVKDSPADLAVIKLSSSHLTPCYDPLSILVYSARAGDVTDVMVAGEFIMRDGRILTFDEEEAKKKVFEISQEIKTLLAGQN; encoded by the coding sequence ATGCAGATTATTTGTGCCCAATATATCATTAGCGGGGGTCACGAAATCCCACTTATAGATAGCGCTATAGTTGTCGAAAATGGAAAAATACTGGATATGGGTGCCAAAGACGATATTGTTTCTCGTTATCCCCTGGCAGAAATAATAGATTTCGGGGATAGCATTATCTTCCCAGGTTTAGTAAATGCTCATACCCATGCTTCTATGACTATATTTCGTGGCCTAGCTGATGACCTACCCCTCATGACCTGGCTTGAAAACTATATCTTTCCTGTGGAAAGGCATCTTAAACCAGAGTGGGTATATTGGGGAGCTAAGCTGGCTATCGCTGAGATGCTACGTTCAGGCATAACCCTTTTTGCCGATATGTATCTCTTTGAAGAGGAAGTTATTAAGGCCGTGGAGGAGACGGGAATAAGAGCCACTCTGGGAGAAGGGCTTTTTGACTTTCCTTCTCCCAACTATGGTCCCCTGGAAAAGGGATTAGCCCTGACCGAAAAGTTGCTTAAAGATTATGCGGGACATCCCAGAATAAAAGTCATGGTCTGCCCTCACGCTGCTTACACCTGCTCGCCTGATACCTTAAAAGCCGCGGCAGCCATCGCTGAGCGTTATGATACCCTTATCCATATTCACCTTTCAGAAACCAAAGATGAAGTAGCCTTAATTAAGGCTCGTTATGGCCAAACTCCCCCTTTTCATCTAGACTCTCTTGGTCTTTTGAATGAACGACTCTTAGTGGCTCACGCTGTCCAGCTAACCGATGAGGAAATTGAACTTTTGGCTAAACGCCAGGTCAAAGTAGCCCATTGTCCGGAAAGCAATCTTAAATTGGGCTCAGGAGTAGCTCCAGTGCCGGCTTTACTTGAAGCGGGGGTGTGCGTGGGAATCGGCACTGACGGCCCGGCTAGTAATAATGACCTGGATTTAATAGGAGAAATGCGATCAGCCGCCTTAATTCAGAAAGGCCTTACTTTTGACCCCACCAAACTCCCAGCTAAAGACGCCCTCAATATGGCTACTTCTCTGGGAGCTAAGGCCCTGGGATGGCCAGAGCTAGGCCGCTTAGTTAAGGATAGTCCTGCAGACTTGGCCGTCATCAAACTATCTTCCTCTCATTTGACCCCTTGTTATGATCCTCTTTCAATATTGGTTTACAGCGCCAGGGCCGGAGACGTAACAGACGTTATGGTGGCCGGAGAATTTATTATGCGTGATGGCCGTATTCTTACTTTTGATGAAGAAGAGGCTAAGAAAAAGGTATTTGAAATTAGTCAAGAAATAAAAACTCTTTTAGCTGGACAAAATTAA
- the ureC gene encoding urease subunit alpha, whose protein sequence is MKIDRKKYAELYGPTVGDKIRLGDTELIIEIEKDFTTYGEEVVFGAGKNIRDGMGQTNTKIDAPDLVITNVIILDYTGIVKADIGIKNGYICGIGKAGNPDTMDNVTPGLEIGPFTEIISGEGLIATAGAVDKHVHFISPQIVYEALSNGVTTLIGGGDGPTTGTNATNATPGPWNIHRMLEAIEEFPVNIGLIGKGNSSNPKMLIEQLKEGAMGFKIHEDWGATPNVIDVVLDVADEYDVMVALHTDTPNEAGYVENTIASLKGRTIHTYHSEGAGGGHAPDILRIAGLPNVLPSSTTPTLPATINTVTEHVDMLIVCHHLKPEVPEDVAFAKSRIRAQTILAEDVLHDMGVISIVSSDSQAMGRIGETVLRTWQMAHSMKVQRGKLPEDSEGNDNFRVKRYIAKYTINPAIACGVSKYVGSIEPGKLADIVLWDPKFFGVKPSLVLKSGFVVWSLMGDANASIPTCEPYMYKPMFGSFGKARQTLSLTFVSKLAYENDIKNKLKLNRQFKPVEECRQIGKKNMIFNDFVGEVYVDPKTYEVFVNGTKIESNFMKELPLAQRYFLF, encoded by the coding sequence ATGAAAATAGACAGAAAAAAATACGCAGAACTTTATGGACCAACTGTTGGAGACAAAATTAGACTAGGTGATACAGAATTGATAATTGAAATAGAAAAAGATTTTACTACTTATGGAGAAGAAGTTGTATTCGGAGCTGGTAAAAATATTAGAGATGGCATGGGACAGACTAATACTAAAATAGATGCACCAGATTTAGTTATCACCAATGTTATCATTTTAGATTATACAGGCATTGTAAAAGCTGATATAGGAATAAAAAACGGCTATATTTGTGGCATAGGTAAAGCAGGTAATCCTGATACTATGGATAACGTTACTCCTGGATTGGAAATAGGTCCGTTCACAGAGATAATTTCCGGGGAAGGCTTAATTGCTACAGCGGGAGCAGTTGATAAGCACGTACATTTTATTTCTCCTCAAATTGTCTACGAAGCCCTTTCAAATGGAGTTACTACTTTAATAGGGGGTGGAGACGGACCTACCACTGGTACTAATGCTACCAATGCTACTCCGGGCCCTTGGAATATTCATCGTATGTTAGAGGCTATTGAAGAGTTTCCCGTCAACATTGGTCTAATTGGTAAGGGAAATTCTTCTAATCCCAAAATGCTAATAGAACAGTTAAAAGAAGGAGCAATGGGTTTTAAAATTCACGAGGATTGGGGCGCCACACCGAATGTCATAGATGTAGTTTTAGATGTGGCTGATGAATATGATGTAATGGTAGCCTTACATACCGATACTCCAAATGAAGCTGGGTATGTTGAAAATACTATCGCTAGCTTAAAAGGGAGAACAATTCATACTTATCATAGTGAAGGAGCAGGTGGTGGTCACGCCCCAGATATTTTACGAATTGCTGGCTTGCCAAATGTTTTACCCTCTTCTACAACTCCGACTTTACCAGCTACTATAAATACTGTTACAGAACATGTAGATATGTTGATAGTCTGTCATCATCTCAAGCCCGAAGTTCCAGAAGACGTAGCCTTTGCTAAGTCTAGAATAAGAGCCCAAACTATTCTTGCTGAAGATGTCTTGCATGATATGGGCGTTATAAGCATAGTTTCTTCCGATTCTCAAGCTATGGGAAGAATTGGAGAAACAGTTCTGCGTACCTGGCAAATGGCTCACTCGATGAAAGTACAAAGAGGTAAATTACCAGAAGATTCTGAAGGCAATGATAATTTTAGAGTTAAAAGATATATTGCCAAATATACTATAAATCCTGCTATTGCTTGTGGAGTATCTAAATATGTTGGTAGTATTGAGCCGGGGAAGCTAGCGGACATTGTCCTTTGGGATCCCAAGTTTTTTGGAGTAAAACCAAGCTTAGTATTAAAAAGTGGTTTTGTTGTTTGGTCACTTATGGGTGATGCCAACGCTTCTATTCCAACTTGCGAACCATATATGTATAAACCAATGTTTGGATCTTTTGGTAAGGCAAGGCAGACGTTATCACTAACTTTTGTTTCAAAATTAGCTTACGAGAATGACATCAAAAACAAATTGAAGTTGAATAGGCAATTTAAACCTGTTGAAGAATGTCGTCAAATAGGAAAGAAAAACATGATATTTAACGATTTTGTAGGAGAAGTTTATGTAGATCCTAAGACTTATGAAGTTTTCGTCAATGGTACGAAAATCGAATCAAATTTCATGAAAGAGTTGCCATTAGCCCAACGTTATTTTCTATTTTAG
- the ureB gene encoding urease subunit beta yields the protein MKPGELFLSDEEIILNQGKTITKIKVINNGDRPIQVGSHFHFFEANKYLKFDRKLAYGKRLNIPAGGAVRFEVGEEKEVELIDISGKRYIRGFNGLVNGFLDDLTVKENAFNKAKKLGFMEE from the coding sequence ATGAAACCAGGTGAACTTTTCTTATCTGATGAAGAAATCATTTTAAACCAAGGGAAAACTATAACTAAAATAAAAGTTATCAATAATGGAGATAGACCTATACAGGTAGGATCACATTTCCATTTTTTTGAAGCAAATAAATATCTTAAATTTGATCGAAAACTGGCTTATGGAAAAAGGCTAAATATTCCTGCTGGTGGTGCTGTCAGATTTGAAGTTGGAGAAGAAAAAGAAGTTGAATTAATAGATATCTCAGGGAAAAGATATATCAGAGGTTTTAATGGTCTAGTTAATGGTTTTCTAGACGATCTTACTGTAAAAGAAAACGCATTCAACAAAGCTAAAAAATTAGGTTTTATGGAGGAATAA
- a CDS encoding urease subunit gamma produces the protein MQLTPREQEKLLIYVAAKLAWERKEKGLKLNYPEAIAVITAHIMEGAREGKTIEEITKESSQILTRDDVMDGIPEMIKMIQVEATFPDGTKLVTVHKPIK, from the coding sequence ATGCAATTAACACCTAGAGAGCAAGAAAAATTGCTCATTTATGTCGCTGCTAAGCTAGCATGGGAACGCAAAGAAAAGGGATTAAAGCTGAACTATCCAGAGGCTATAGCTGTAATTACCGCACATATAATGGAAGGGGCTAGAGAGGGAAAAACTATAGAAGAAATAACTAAAGAAAGTAGTCAGATTTTAACAAGAGATGATGTTATGGATGGTATCCCTGAAATGATTAAGATGATTCAGGTAGAAGCGACTTTTCCTGATGGTACAAAATTAGTAACAGTACATAAACCAATAAAATAA
- a CDS encoding sigma 54-interacting transcriptional regulator produces the protein MQKNLLKIRKREIEALRGLNRSFSIEKPIFVYIYTALNILKEYMLYEDVALWLKESKHLKLIYASGDNIEKFESLQIKLGEGLIGRIAQLGYPETIVNLEEIKEFKNLLRRQNLKDLMFFIVPLINENKDTIGVLTASHKKNDEMPTGWHIDFLEVAASILGHHIELYESFRKEKDKLKNTIKNMEDIIYSGSFAFAKSICPKLEKIANTDINILLTGESGTGKSSLAKHIHDISYRKNKPFVVINCAAIPKDLLESELFGYEKGAFTGATSTKKGKLELASGGTVFLDEIGDLPLELQPKLLQAIQEKRIERIGGVRSISIDVRFISATNQDLISMVQKKLFREDLFYRISGIEIRLPPLRERKSEFEGILKSIMLKLSDRYNKQIYISKKAFSLLKKYNWPGNIRELENVLELAFVLDDDNILDIDDLPFKLIKQSKELSSYLEKYIKNYIQELNELFYENKKISSELIDYIYSLNSLQSFEDLKLFLKRCYTLDQDGILNLSDIDTKVYQPIYQKTSETNQEKKSTKKQVPSKKLSTKIEEIEKEEIIKALKKHRWILTRAAKELGYTRRQLEYRIKKYNINP, from the coding sequence ATGCAAAAGAATTTATTAAAAATTCGAAAAAGAGAAATAGAGGCTCTTAGAGGCTTAAACAGATCATTTAGTATAGAAAAGCCTATTTTTGTGTATATATATACCGCTTTAAATATTCTTAAAGAGTATATGTTATATGAAGATGTTGCTTTATGGCTTAAGGAAAGTAAGCACTTAAAACTGATTTATGCTAGCGGTGATAATATTGAAAAGTTTGAATCTCTCCAAATAAAGCTAGGCGAAGGATTAATTGGACGAATTGCCCAATTGGGATATCCTGAAACTATTGTTAACTTGGAAGAAATTAAGGAATTTAAAAATCTTCTCAGACGTCAAAATTTAAAAGATCTTATGTTTTTCATTGTTCCTCTAATCAATGAAAACAAAGATACTATTGGAGTGCTGACTGCATCTCACAAAAAAAATGATGAAATGCCTACAGGATGGCATATAGATTTTTTGGAAGTAGCTGCATCTATACTAGGACATCATATAGAACTATATGAATCGTTTAGAAAGGAGAAGGATAAATTAAAAAATACTATTAAAAACATGGAAGATATTATTTATAGCGGATCTTTTGCTTTTGCAAAATCTATTTGTCCTAAGCTAGAAAAAATTGCTAATACAGATATAAATATTTTGCTAACAGGAGAGAGTGGGACAGGAAAGTCTTCGCTGGCAAAACATATTCATGACATAAGTTATAGAAAAAATAAACCATTTGTAGTTATAAATTGTGCAGCTATTCCAAAAGATTTATTAGAATCTGAACTCTTTGGTTACGAAAAAGGCGCCTTTACTGGAGCGACATCAACTAAAAAAGGAAAATTAGAACTGGCTAGTGGTGGTACTGTTTTTTTAGATGAAATTGGTGACTTACCCTTAGAATTACAGCCCAAGCTACTTCAGGCTATTCAGGAAAAAAGAATAGAAAGGATAGGAGGAGTTCGCTCAATATCTATTGATGTCAGGTTTATTTCGGCAACAAATCAAGATCTAATTTCTATGGTCCAAAAAAAATTATTCAGAGAAGATCTTTTTTATAGAATTAGTGGTATAGAAATTAGGCTACCACCATTAAGAGAAAGAAAATCTGAGTTTGAGGGTATCTTAAAAAGTATTATGCTTAAACTAAGTGATCGATATAACAAACAGATTTATATTTCAAAGAAAGCTTTTTCTTTATTAAAAAAGTATAATTGGCCAGGAAACATTAGAGAATTAGAAAATGTTTTAGAACTGGCTTTCGTCCTAGATGATGATAATATTCTAGATATAGACGACCTGCCTTTTAAGCTTATTAAACAGAGCAAGGAGCTATCTTCATATTTAGAGAAATATATTAAAAACTATATTCAAGAACTGAATGAACTATTTTATGAAAATAAAAAGATTTCTTCAGAACTTATAGATTATATATACAGCTTAAATAGCTTGCAAAGTTTTGAGGATCTTAAATTGTTTTTAAAAAGATGTTATACTCTTGATCAAGACGGCATATTAAATCTTTCAGATATAGATACAAAAGTATATCAACCTATATACCAAAAAACTTCAGAGACAAATCAAGAAAAAAAGTCAACAAAAAAACAAGTGCCTTCTAAAAAATTATCGACTAAAATTGAAGAAATAGAAAAGGAAGAAATTATTAAGGCTTTAAAAAAGCATAGATGGATTTTAACTAGAGCTGCTAAAGAATTAGGATATACTAGAAGACAACTAGAATATAGAATAAAGAAGTATAATATTAATCCTTAA
- the urtA gene encoding urea ABC transporter substrate-binding protein: MSDKSLSRRKFLKKAIGTGVGVMGLSLFSEMSWINDVWAKEDVIKVGILHSFSGTMAISEVSVAQAELMAIEEINKNGGVLGKKIVPVIEDGASDWPTFAEKAKKLLLKDKVATVFGCWTSASRKAVLPVFERYNGLLWYPVQYEGMECSRNIFYIGAAPNQQIMPAVSWLLKNVGKRFYLLGSDYVFPRTANLIIKAQLKHEGGITVAEEYVPLGHMEFSTIINKIKAKKPDVIFNTINGDSNVAFFKQLKSVGITANVIPVMSVSIAEDELRGIGGELVEGHLCAWNYFQTLDNSINKKFVANFKKKYGENRVTDDPIEAGYIAVYLWAKAVEKAGKTDVDAVREAARNLEMDAPEGHVKIDAENQHLWKTPRIGKIRADGLFDIIWDAKTPVKPDPFPALVSNKVCNWLKYPKTGIGRR; encoded by the coding sequence ATGAGTGATAAGAGTTTAAGTAGGAGAAAATTTTTAAAAAAGGCTATCGGTACAGGGGTAGGAGTAATGGGATTGAGTCTTTTTTCTGAAATGAGTTGGATCAATGACGTCTGGGCAAAAGAAGATGTAATCAAGGTGGGAATTTTACACTCTTTCAGTGGTACTATGGCTATTAGCGAAGTATCTGTGGCTCAAGCCGAGCTAATGGCAATCGAAGAAATTAACAAAAATGGTGGAGTACTAGGCAAAAAAATTGTCCCTGTAATAGAAGACGGAGCTTCAGATTGGCCCACATTTGCAGAAAAGGCTAAAAAATTATTGCTAAAAGATAAGGTAGCTACAGTTTTTGGTTGCTGGACTTCTGCTAGTCGTAAAGCTGTTTTACCAGTCTTCGAAAGATACAATGGTCTTTTATGGTATCCAGTTCAGTATGAAGGTATGGAATGCTCACGAAATATATTTTATATAGGAGCTGCTCCTAACCAACAAATTATGCCTGCAGTAAGCTGGTTACTCAAAAATGTCGGAAAGAGATTTTATTTGCTTGGATCAGATTATGTATTTCCTCGTACAGCAAATTTAATAATTAAAGCTCAGTTAAAGCATGAAGGTGGTATTACAGTAGCGGAAGAATATGTTCCATTGGGTCATATGGAATTTAGTACTATTATCAATAAAATAAAAGCTAAAAAGCCTGATGTTATATTTAATACCATTAACGGTGATAGCAATGTTGCTTTTTTTAAGCAGTTGAAAAGCGTTGGAATTACCGCTAACGTTATTCCAGTAATGTCCGTTAGTATTGCAGAAGATGAATTAAGAGGTATAGGGGGTGAATTAGTAGAAGGTCATCTTTGTGCTTGGAACTATTTTCAAACATTAGATAATTCTATAAACAAAAAGTTTGTTGCTAACTTTAAGAAAAAATATGGTGAAAATAGAGTAACAGATGATCCAATAGAAGCAGGTTATATAGCAGTATATCTTTGGGCCAAAGCTGTAGAAAAAGCAGGAAAGACAGATGTAGATGCCGTACGCGAAGCTGCTCGCAATTTGGAAATGGACGCTCCTGAAGGACACGTTAAAATAGATGCAGAAAACCAGCACTTATGGAAAACTCCTAGAATTGGAAAAATTAGAGCAGATGGTTTATTTGATATAATTTGGGATGCTAAAACACCTGTCAAGCCGGATCCTTTCCCAGCTTTAGTTTCAAATAAAGTTTGTAATTGGCTCAAATATCCCAAAACCGGAATAGGAAGAAGATAA
- the urtB gene encoding urea ABC transporter permease subunit UrtB has product MDVGIIATQAFNGLSLFSILLLMALGLAIVFGLMGVINLAHGEFMMIGAYVTYVTQLFFAHHLKFIFNFYIFVALILSFFLTAFIGLLAERFLIQYLYKRPLDTLLATWGLSLILQQSFRNIFGANNVNVDMPSWLIGSLNISTDFSLPYNRLFIFFLSVLCVIGIFLFLFKTRWGLKIRAVTQNRNMSSALGINVRRVDSLAFAIGSGLAGIAGCALTMIGSVGPSTGQNYIVDSFMVVILGGIQSLIGTILSAFTIAEIQSIGEFFSSSSMAKAITLIAIIVLLQIRPKGLFIIRVRS; this is encoded by the coding sequence ATGGATGTTGGTATAATTGCAACTCAAGCTTTTAATGGGTTAAGTTTGTTTTCTATTTTGTTATTAATGGCTTTAGGCCTTGCCATTGTATTTGGCTTGATGGGGGTTATTAACCTGGCCCATGGTGAATTTATGATGATAGGAGCTTATGTAACATATGTGACTCAGCTTTTTTTTGCTCATCATCTTAAATTTATATTTAATTTTTATATTTTTGTTGCTTTGATTTTATCTTTTTTTCTAACAGCTTTTATCGGTTTGTTAGCTGAAAGATTCTTAATACAATATTTGTATAAGCGTCCCTTAGATACATTATTGGCTACTTGGGGTTTAAGTTTAATTTTGCAACAATCTTTTAGAAATATTTTCGGGGCTAATAATGTTAATGTTGATATGCCCTCCTGGCTAATTGGCTCTCTAAATATCTCTACTGATTTTTCCCTTCCCTATAATCGTTTATTTATTTTTTTTCTATCTGTTTTATGTGTAATAGGCATTTTTTTATTTCTTTTTAAGACTAGATGGGGGCTAAAAATAAGAGCTGTTACCCAAAATAGAAACATGAGTTCTGCTTTGGGGATAAATGTCAGAAGAGTTGATTCACTTGCCTTTGCTATAGGTTCTGGATTAGCAGGAATTGCAGGTTGTGCTCTAACCATGATAGGATCTGTTGGCCCCTCTACTGGACAAAATTATATTGTAGATTCTTTTATGGTAGTTATTTTGGGTGGCATACAAAGTTTAATAGGAACTATCTTAAGTGCTTTTACTATTGCCGAAATACAATCTATTGGTGAATTTTTCTCTAGTTCTAGTATGGCTAAAGCTATAACACTAATTGCTATTATTGTTTTGTTGCAAATAAGGCCTAAAGGACTATTTATTATAAGAGTGAGGAGCTAA
- the urtC gene encoding urea ABC transporter permease subunit UrtC, whose product MGKSLVNKDLKSLVFYILFFGSLLFFFPFVLSDFRLNLLGKFLSFAIVAMGIALAWGYTGILSLGQGIFFGLGAYAMAMYLKLEASGPDLPDFMFWNGLTSLPWFWKPFKSAPFAFLMVIIVPLLLALIVGFVTFRRRISGVYFSLISQALTLVFFILFVGQQGYTGGTNGITDFSTIFGYQLFSKTTQHLIYYITVFVLFLLFLFGSWLVKSQFGKILVAIRDKEDRIRFSGYNPDNFKMLIFAISAVYAGIAGALFVLQEGLISPSIFGVVPSIEMVIWAAIGGRTSLLGAAIGALLVNTAKTFLSENFPEIWLYFLGILFIIVVRFLPEGLVSLFNRKSSFSNLINKIKLSLGAKYVRTS is encoded by the coding sequence ATGGGGAAAAGTCTTGTAAATAAGGATTTGAAATCTTTAGTTTTTTATATTCTTTTCTTTGGTAGTTTATTGTTTTTCTTTCCTTTTGTACTCTCAGATTTTCGTCTTAACCTTTTAGGTAAATTTTTATCTTTTGCTATAGTAGCTATGGGTATAGCTCTAGCCTGGGGTTATACAGGTATTTTGAGTTTAGGGCAGGGTATATTTTTTGGCCTTGGAGCTTATGCGATGGCCATGTATTTGAAACTTGAAGCTTCAGGGCCTGATTTACCAGATTTTATGTTTTGGAATGGACTTACATCCTTGCCATGGTTTTGGAAACCATTTAAAAGTGCTCCTTTTGCCTTTTTAATGGTTATCATTGTACCTTTGCTATTAGCTCTTATTGTAGGATTTGTAACGTTTAGACGAAGAATTTCTGGTGTTTATTTTTCGCTTATTTCTCAAGCATTAACTTTGGTCTTCTTTATTTTGTTTGTAGGCCAACAGGGATATACTGGAGGAACTAATGGTATAACTGATTTTTCCACTATTTTTGGTTATCAGTTATTTTCCAAAACAACCCAACATCTTATTTATTATATTACTGTTTTTGTTCTTTTTTTACTTTTTTTGTTTGGCTCGTGGTTGGTAAAAAGTCAGTTTGGTAAAATTTTAGTAGCAATTAGAGATAAAGAAGATAGAATTCGATTCTCTGGTTATAATCCTGATAATTTCAAAATGTTAATTTTTGCCATATCAGCTGTCTATGCGGGAATAGCTGGAGCTTTATTTGTTTTACAGGAAGGTCTGATTTCTCCTTCTATTTTTGGTGTTGTTCCTTCCATAGAAATGGTAATTTGGGCGGCAATTGGAGGTCGCACTTCATTACTTGGTGCTGCTATAGGAGCTTTACTTGTAAATACAGCTAAAACTTTTCTTAGTGAAAACTTTCCAGAGATATGGCTCTATTTTCTCGGTATTCTTTTTATTATAGTTGTAAGATTTTTGCCGGAAGGTTTAGTGAGCCTTTTTAATAGAAAATCATCTTTTTCTAACTTGATAAATAAAATAAAATTATCATTAGGAGCAAAGTATGTCCGAACTAGTTAA
- the urtD gene encoding urea ABC transporter ATP-binding protein UrtD: MSELVKHILYIEDLTVSFDGFKALDGLNFYVEINELRVVIGPNGAGKSTLLDVICGKTRPEKGEVLFYEKIDLKKLKEHEIARLGIGRKFQTPSIYEDLTVLENLTISYPKKKTVFSALFFKLSPMDKEKIEEMLHFVGLIDKRHLKAGLLSHGEKQWLEIAMILIQNPKLVLLDEPVAGMSAKEREKTVSLLKKIAPGRSMVVIEHDMEFVKNIAQRVTVLHQGKVLCEGNIERIQNDPKVQEVYLGGYKVATN; encoded by the coding sequence ATGTCCGAACTAGTTAAGCATATACTTTATATAGAAGATTTAACAGTTAGTTTTGATGGTTTTAAAGCCTTAGATGGTCTAAATTTTTATGTAGAAATAAATGAACTGAGAGTAGTAATCGGGCCAAATGGTGCAGGTAAATCAACTTTGCTAGATGTTATATGTGGAAAAACGAGACCAGAAAAAGGAGAAGTACTATTCTATGAAAAAATAGATCTCAAAAAATTGAAAGAACATGAAATTGCTCGTTTAGGTATAGGGAGAAAATTCCAAACACCCTCAATATATGAAGATTTAACTGTTTTAGAAAATTTAACAATTTCCTACCCTAAAAAGAAAACAGTGTTTAGTGCCTTGTTTTTTAAACTGTCGCCTATGGATAAAGAAAAAATAGAAGAGATGCTTCACTTTGTAGGCTTAATTGACAAAAGACACTTAAAAGCTGGGCTTCTTTCTCATGGAGAAAAACAGTGGCTAGAAATCGCTATGATATTAATTCAAAATCCCAAATTAGTTTTGTTAGATGAACCTGTAGCAGGAATGAGTGCTAAAGAAAGAGAAAAAACTGTAAGTTTACTAAAAAAAATAGCACCTGGGCGGTCAATGGTAGTAATAGAACATGACATGGAATTTGTTAAAAATATTGCTCAGCGTGTCACTGTTCTTCATCAAGGAAAAGTATTATGCGAAGGAAATATAGAAAGAATACAGAATGATCCTAAAGTACAAGAAGTCTATTTAGGAGGATACAAAGTTGCTACAAATTAA
- the urtE gene encoding urea ABC transporter ATP-binding subunit UrtE: MLQIKNLHAYYGESHIIKGVSLELNKKETVCILGRNGMGKTTFMKAVIGLLKPKEGQIFLENEDITMFEPFEKVKRKIAYVPQGREIFPYLTVQENLEVALEASNKKVIPDFIFELFPVLKDMLNRKGGNLSGGQQQQLAIARALVSDPKIILLDEPTEGIQPSIIEEIAKVLNILKKEKGISILLTEQVLNFALETSDRFYIIEKGQFVHETTKEQADVQKLKAFLTF; this comes from the coding sequence TTGCTACAAATTAAGAATTTACACGCTTATTACGGTGAAAGTCATATAATAAAAGGTGTTTCTTTAGAGCTAAATAAAAAAGAAACAGTATGCATCCTAGGACGTAATGGAATGGGAAAAACAACTTTTATGAAGGCAGTTATAGGTCTTCTTAAACCTAAAGAAGGTCAGATCTTTTTAGAAAATGAAGATATTACAATGTTTGAACCTTTTGAAAAAGTAAAAAGAAAAATTGCCTATGTACCTCAAGGACGAGAAATTTTCCCTTATTTAACTGTTCAGGAAAATCTTGAAGTAGCATTAGAAGCTTCAAATAAAAAAGTTATACCTGATTTTATATTTGAACTGTTTCCTGTGTTAAAAGATATGTTAAACCGGAAGGGCGGAAATTTAAGTGGTGGACAACAACAACAATTAGCAATTGCGAGAGCTTTGGTTTCAGACCCCAAAATAATACTACTAGACGAACCCACTGAAGGGATTCAACCGTCTATTATCGAAGAAATCGCTAAAGTTTTAAATATTTTAAAAAAAGAAAAAGGCATATCGATTTTACTCACTGAACAGGTTTTAAATTTTGCTCTAGAAACATCAGATCGTTTTTATATTATCGAAAAAGGCCAATTCGTCCACGAAACTACTAAAGAACAGGCAGATGTCCAAAAACTCAAAGCCTTTTTAACTTTCTAA
- a CDS encoding P-II family nitrogen regulator, which produces MLRSRTKTDSYTVDRVCGKGERGIRFGLEDDFADFLTNVRITILVKEELALKVAVEIEKRFFSNYAGIVYLQDAEVLRPQKFGLEP; this is translated from the coding sequence ATTTTAAGATCCCGGACAAAAACAGATAGTTATACTGTAGATAGAGTGTGTGGCAAAGGAGAAAGAGGTATTAGGTTTGGACTTGAAGACGATTTTGCTGATTTTCTAACCAATGTAAGAATAACTATTCTGGTCAAAGAAGAGCTAGCTCTTAAGGTGGCGGTGGAGATAGAAAAGAGATTTTTTTCAAATTATGCTGGAATTGTTTATTTACAAGATGCTGAAGTTCTTCGACCTCAAAAATTTGGTCTTGAACCGTAG